In a single window of the Flavobacterium sp. W4I14 genome:
- a CDS encoding hexosaminidase (product_source=KO:K12373; cath_funfam=3.20.20.80,3.30.379.10; cog=COG3525; ko=KO:K12373; pfam=PF00728,PF02838,PF13385; superfamily=49899,51445,55545) has translation MKSILFTLGFIIVTQGLLFGQTDSTVIQSVPNIREIKAGDKKIILPESPKGYSLVFKGSNREPVVNPSGDITTPLVATNVNLYFELISQASDSIKYDVSKQVVIPGKFSDGGVNPQPFVIPALREWHGGKGNFSLTATSRIVLNTANEKQLQNAASILKQELKDQLGFNLLIVKGKAKKGDIFLTLSATDRSIGEEGYYFNTEDHVTISAVKYQGLFWGTRTLLQLLEQKNSIPKGLARDYPEFKVRGFVLDVGRKFFSIQFLRDYVKFMSYYKLNDFQIHLNDNGFKKYFNDDWANTYSAFRLENATYPGLTAKDGSYTKKEFIALQQLADNYAVRIIPEIDAPAHALAFTKVIPEIGSKAYGMDHLDLHNPLSYTVMENVFKEYISGSTPVFTGKAVHIGTDEYAKKDAEVFRAFTDRMIKYVEGFGKDVRLWGALTHAKGTTPVKVENVVMNTWYNGYANPVEMKKLGYKQISTPDGWLYIVPAAGYYYDYLNIKNLYNKWTPSMIGNVQFQPGDPTILGGSFAVWNDIVGNGITEKDVHDRVFPAMQVLAQKMWGGNNTTLTFDDFNVLSKKIGEGPSLNIRGKLSKNDAPFKAHFNFDKKDKQIKTTGTTYTEGYLKKALSFSGKDSYARLPYTEMGYNYTVSFWVNPANNNLDGAILFKSPNATVKLKQTGTGKLGFSREGYDIDFGYALPENCWTHVVITGTNKGTSLYVNGKLEKRLYDNWIVFTDKDKTKVRKSETLFFPLQTVGGFKGKLDELQVWNKVLSDEEILALK, from the coding sequence ATGAAAAGCATTCTATTTACGCTTGGTTTCATTATTGTCACTCAAGGCCTTTTATTCGGTCAAACAGACAGTACGGTTATTCAATCAGTACCTAACATTAGAGAAATAAAGGCAGGCGACAAGAAAATTATTCTTCCTGAAAGCCCAAAAGGTTATTCCTTAGTATTCAAGGGAAGTAATCGCGAACCAGTTGTAAATCCATCTGGCGATATTACCACGCCACTGGTTGCAACAAATGTCAACTTGTATTTCGAACTGATTAGTCAGGCAAGCGATTCGATAAAGTACGATGTATCTAAACAGGTTGTTATACCAGGGAAATTTTCAGACGGAGGTGTTAACCCGCAACCCTTTGTAATTCCTGCTTTACGAGAATGGCATGGTGGTAAAGGTAATTTCTCTTTGACTGCAACCAGCAGAATTGTTTTAAATACAGCGAATGAAAAACAGTTGCAGAACGCTGCAAGCATTTTAAAACAAGAGCTGAAAGATCAGTTGGGTTTTAACCTGTTAATTGTAAAAGGTAAAGCTAAAAAAGGCGATATTTTTTTAACCTTAAGTGCGACAGATAGAAGCATTGGCGAAGAAGGATACTACTTTAATACCGAGGACCATGTTACAATTAGTGCAGTAAAATATCAGGGATTATTCTGGGGAACCAGAACCTTGTTACAGTTGCTGGAACAGAAAAATTCCATTCCAAAAGGTTTGGCAAGAGATTACCCTGAGTTTAAAGTTCGCGGATTTGTGCTCGATGTTGGCCGTAAGTTCTTTAGTATACAGTTTTTAAGAGATTATGTGAAATTCATGTCTTACTACAAATTGAACGATTTTCAGATTCACCTAAATGACAATGGTTTTAAAAAATATTTCAACGATGATTGGGCCAATACCTATTCGGCTTTCCGTTTAGAAAATGCAACCTACCCCGGGCTGACGGCAAAAGATGGTTCTTACACCAAAAAGGAATTTATTGCGCTACAACAGTTAGCCGATAATTATGCTGTTCGTATTATTCCGGAAATTGATGCACCGGCGCATGCACTGGCCTTTACCAAGGTAATTCCCGAAATTGGCAGTAAAGCATATGGCATGGATCACCTCGATCTTCATAATCCGCTTAGTTATACGGTTATGGAAAATGTATTTAAAGAATATATTTCTGGCAGCACCCCAGTGTTTACGGGTAAAGCAGTTCACATTGGTACAGATGAATATGCTAAGAAAGATGCAGAAGTTTTTAGGGCTTTTACCGATCGCATGATTAAATATGTAGAAGGTTTTGGAAAAGATGTCAGGCTTTGGGGAGCGTTAACACATGCAAAAGGCACTACTCCTGTAAAAGTAGAAAATGTGGTGATGAATACCTGGTATAACGGTTATGCCAATCCGGTTGAAATGAAAAAATTGGGCTATAAGCAAATCAGTACGCCTGATGGATGGCTATATATTGTACCTGCAGCTGGATACTACTACGATTACCTGAATATTAAAAATCTTTATAATAAATGGACACCTTCTATGATCGGAAACGTTCAGTTTCAGCCTGGCGATCCTACTATATTAGGTGGTTCCTTTGCGGTGTGGAATGATATTGTGGGCAACGGAATTACAGAAAAAGATGTACATGATAGGGTGTTTCCTGCCATGCAGGTATTAGCACAAAAGATGTGGGGAGGAAATAATACAACTTTAACGTTCGACGATTTTAACGTTTTAAGCAAAAAGATAGGAGAAGGTCCATCACTAAACATAAGAGGAAAGTTATCTAAAAACGATGCACCATTTAAAGCCCATTTTAATTTCGATAAAAAAGACAAACAAATCAAAACTACTGGTACAACTTATACTGAAGGATATTTAAAGAAAGCTTTATCATTTTCAGGAAAAGATAGTTATGCCAGGTTACCATATACTGAAATGGGATATAATTATACTGTTTCTTTTTGGGTAAACCCTGCCAATAACAATTTGGATGGTGCAATATTATTCAAATCGCCTAACGCTACTGTAAAATTAAAACAGACGGGCACAGGCAAACTTGGGTTTTCAAGGGAAGGTTATGATATTGATTTTGGATATGCTTTGCCCGAAAATTGCTGGACACACGTTGTCATAACCGGAACCAATAAAGGTACCAGCCTTTATGTAAATGGTAAACTCGAAAAACGATTGTACGATAACTGGATCGTGTTTACAGATAAAGACAAAACGAAAGTTCGTAAATCGGAAACTTTGTTTTTTCCACTTCAAACAGTTGGTGGATTTAAAGGGAAACTGGATGAATTACAAGTTTGGAACAAGGTGTTGTCAGATGAAGAGATTCTGGCCTTAAAATGA
- a CDS encoding hypothetical protein (product_source=Hypo-rule applied; cleavage_site_network=SignalP-noTM; pfam=PF12771; superfamily=48452), whose amino-acid sequence MKTNILKKYSLLLCIGMLIISGCTKDFEDINTNPSAYGAATFDPNFTLTTAQLTYTGSIDFAYDTWRGNLIYSSTMMQGLSTVVSYWAGDKYLLNEGYTAAYWGSTSVGAYVEQVKPIVDIVEFTKGSSKYNNVRQVARLWKALIFERITDLYGDVPYSEAGQGYYTGNLAPKYDKQQAIYTDLLKEVEEATNALDVNGDKVTGDAIYKGDINKWKRFGNTLLLRIAMRLTKVDENIAKAYAQKVIGKTMASNDDNAFVKHDVSGARVTQNRNSQVLAGDGGQENYYVKWSQNFINKLKSANDPRLGKVAVTGLFLDENTKTQNPNYSADPLVQKGMPNGKDLSGIAGRDIRQDASYTTFPAYSSPNPAMIKKDGVTFILTYAESELLLAEAAQRWAIGGSAAAHYANGLSAGITFLSQYDASLAISSTVADAYAIANPYIAANGLEMINTQYWLHTCTMLDFYETWSNWRRSGFPALTPVVYPGNATNGTIPRRFPYPVEEAAKNGVNYKAASAAVPGGDNLAGRVWWDK is encoded by the coding sequence ATGAAAACAAACATATTAAAAAAATATAGCCTGTTACTTTGTATCGGCATGTTAATAATCTCTGGTTGCACCAAAGATTTCGAAGATATCAATACCAATCCTTCTGCATATGGGGCAGCTACTTTCGATCCTAATTTTACCTTAACTACCGCTCAGCTTACTTACACTGGGAGCATCGATTTCGCTTATGATACCTGGAGAGGGAATTTAATTTATTCATCTACGATGATGCAGGGACTTTCTACTGTTGTAAGCTATTGGGCAGGAGATAAGTACTTGCTTAATGAAGGTTATACTGCAGCTTATTGGGGCAGTACATCTGTTGGTGCTTATGTAGAACAGGTTAAACCTATTGTTGATATTGTTGAATTTACAAAAGGATCTTCTAAGTATAATAACGTACGCCAGGTTGCACGTTTATGGAAAGCTTTAATTTTTGAGCGTATTACCGATCTGTACGGTGATGTGCCTTATTCGGAAGCAGGACAAGGTTATTATACAGGTAATTTAGCACCTAAATATGATAAGCAACAGGCAATTTATACCGATTTATTAAAAGAGGTAGAAGAAGCAACTAATGCATTGGATGTGAATGGTGATAAAGTTACAGGAGATGCCATTTATAAAGGAGACATCAATAAATGGAAAAGATTCGGTAACACTTTATTATTGCGTATAGCCATGCGCTTAACCAAGGTAGATGAAAATATAGCTAAAGCCTATGCACAAAAGGTAATTGGTAAAACCATGGCCAGCAATGACGATAATGCCTTTGTTAAACACGATGTGTCAGGTGCAAGGGTTACGCAGAACCGCAACAGTCAGGTATTGGCTGGCGACGGCGGACAAGAAAATTATTATGTGAAGTGGTCACAAAATTTTATTAACAAATTAAAATCAGCGAACGATCCACGTTTAGGAAAAGTTGCCGTTACAGGGCTTTTCCTTGATGAAAATACGAAGACACAAAATCCTAACTACAGCGCCGATCCACTTGTTCAAAAAGGAATGCCTAATGGGAAAGATTTAAGTGGTATTGCTGGTAGGGATATTAGGCAAGATGCTTCTTATACAACTTTCCCTGCTTATTCATCACCTAACCCAGCAATGATTAAGAAAGATGGTGTTACCTTTATCTTAACTTATGCCGAAAGTGAATTGTTATTGGCAGAAGCTGCGCAAAGATGGGCAATTGGTGGATCAGCCGCGGCCCACTACGCTAATGGTTTATCTGCTGGTATCACTTTCTTATCTCAATACGACGCCAGCCTAGCGATATCAAGCACTGTAGCCGATGCCTATGCCATTGCCAATCCATACATTGCAGCTAATGGTCTAGAAATGATTAATACCCAATATTGGCTACATACATGCACCATGTTGGATTTTTACGAAACATGGTCTAATTGGCGCAGGTCTGGATTCCCGGCTTTAACACCCGTGGTTTATCCTGGAAATGCTACTAACGGAACTATTCCCCGTCGTTTCCCTTATCCAGTAGAGGAAGCAGCTAAAAATGGTGTTAACTACAAGGCTGCTTCTGCAGCTGTACCAGGTGGCGATAACCTTGCAGGTAGAGTTTGGTGGGATAAATAA
- a CDS encoding TonB-linked SusC/RagA family outer membrane protein (product_source=TIGR04056; cath_funfam=2.170.130.10,2.40.170.20,2.60.40.1120; cog=COG1629; pfam=PF00593,PF07715,PF13715; smart=SM00965; superfamily=49464,56935; tigrfam=TIGR04056; transmembrane_helix_parts=Inside_1_19,TMhelix_20_42,Outside_43_1114): MIYYYLLQGRPKYKALLKFIMLMKLACIVVFITCLNVSASVFSQEKISLDVKKTKLARVLQIIEQQSSYHFVYSSSYVPVNKDVSITVTNTLVTDVLAAILNRTNLKYSVSDGGLIVISKNKEVPISGTVKDALGGVLPGASVRVKGTGIGTSTDVNGKFALNAPENAILVISYAGFQTKEIAIGSQTNIDIVLSEDTKQLTDVVVTALGIKKERRALGYSVTQVSGETLTQARENNVANSLVGKVAGLDISSTSGGAGAATSVTIRGVSSLSQTNQPLYVINGVPMENKPVGLNNLNGNGNSGGQYDNAPDLGDAVGNLNPDDIESISVLKGAAASALYGYRAKAGVILITTKSGKGNSIEFNSNYVAEQVMDRTNWQYVYGQGANGVKPTDAAAAAQVGGSSWGAKLDGSNVIQFDGVSRPYTAQKNNIEDFYRTGGTWSNTLALNKSFDGGTIRLSANDVHNNSVVPNSGLNRQSFNFTGTFNPVKRLTIDARMNYILEQAKNRPMVSDGAGNANYNVAFLPTSVSVNDLKPWKDANGNEIQYNKGNAYATNPWFAANEFINDTKRDRLISSFSAKYTFDNGLFLQGRAGRDAYTDSYKNVVPSGTAYYAPGKIVEQATKFADVNVDVLVGKPFKIDEDFAVTPNIGASYRRTNVNQTTNSGADFAVFGVYNILNAKNKSVAYVASVAETQSVYGTLELAYKDIFYLTGSGRTDWFSTLATPGKDNKLSVFYPSVSGSFVFSELWKPSFLTFGKVRAGYAVVGQATDPYQTLLTYSLRSEVLNGLPLGTISNVNIPNSALKASKATELEVGTEMRFLGDRLNLDLTWYKKTSKDEITFVTTSTSTGYSGAVLNSGKIENKGVELLLSGQVLKSKDFVWTSSLNGSYNDNKVISLADGVTSNLIATSRPGVGFLQNIPGKAASQVMAYDYKYDAAGKVMLGANGAPQRGDLVAYGSAYNKWFAGWNNEFNYKGAILSFLIDGKWGGKVFSATDYYGYVFGLHQATLENREALGNTAATYYQLSADNVSNKFVQDASFIKLRQMTLGYNFPAKMFKNKIHGLNVSFVGRNLFILMKKTDNIDPESSYNATFPGLELGGVPPVRTFGVNLSVKL, from the coding sequence ATGATTTATTATTACTTACTGCAAGGGCGCCCAAAATATAAAGCGCTTCTAAAATTCATTATGCTAATGAAACTAGCCTGTATTGTGGTTTTCATTACCTGTCTTAATGTTTCGGCATCGGTTTTTTCTCAGGAAAAAATTTCTTTGGATGTTAAGAAAACAAAGCTAGCCAGGGTATTACAGATTATTGAGCAGCAAAGCAGTTACCATTTTGTTTACAGCTCTTCTTACGTTCCTGTAAATAAGGATGTAAGCATTACTGTAACCAATACTTTGGTTACTGATGTATTGGCAGCCATTTTAAACAGAACCAACCTGAAATATTCTGTTTCGGATGGTGGCTTGATCGTAATTAGCAAAAATAAAGAAGTCCCGATTTCAGGAACTGTTAAAGATGCCCTTGGAGGGGTTTTGCCTGGCGCAAGTGTTAGGGTTAAAGGAACAGGCATTGGTACTTCTACCGATGTGAATGGTAAATTTGCATTAAATGCACCTGAAAATGCAATTCTGGTAATTTCTTATGCTGGTTTTCAAACCAAGGAAATTGCCATCGGTTCGCAGACCAATATCGATATCGTATTATCAGAAGATACCAAACAACTTACCGATGTGGTGGTTACTGCTTTGGGTATCAAAAAAGAAAGAAGGGCCTTAGGTTATTCGGTTACGCAAGTTAGCGGTGAAACGCTAACCCAGGCAAGGGAAAATAATGTGGCCAACTCTTTGGTTGGTAAAGTGGCTGGTCTGGATATTAGTTCTACCTCTGGTGGCGCGGGAGCAGCAACCAGTGTAACCATCCGTGGTGTTTCTAGTTTAAGTCAAACTAATCAACCCTTATATGTAATTAATGGGGTGCCGATGGAGAATAAACCGGTGGGTTTAAATAATCTCAATGGCAATGGTAACTCGGGCGGTCAATATGATAATGCTCCAGATTTAGGAGATGCTGTTGGGAATTTAAATCCTGACGATATTGAAAGTATTTCGGTGCTGAAAGGTGCAGCAGCATCGGCATTGTATGGCTATCGTGCAAAAGCAGGTGTAATTTTAATTACCACAAAGAGTGGAAAGGGAAATAGCATAGAATTTAATAGTAATTATGTAGCAGAACAGGTTATGGACAGAACCAACTGGCAATATGTTTATGGACAAGGTGCCAATGGTGTAAAACCTACTGATGCAGCTGCAGCTGCACAGGTTGGTGGTTCCAGCTGGGGAGCAAAATTAGATGGATCTAATGTAATCCAGTTTGATGGTGTTTCCAGACCTTATACTGCACAGAAAAACAACATCGAAGATTTTTACCGTACCGGAGGTACGTGGTCTAACACTTTGGCATTGAACAAAAGTTTTGATGGCGGTACTATCCGTTTATCAGCTAACGATGTTCATAATAATTCGGTAGTTCCAAATTCAGGTTTGAACAGACAGTCTTTTAATTTTACAGGTACTTTTAATCCGGTTAAACGCCTAACTATCGATGCCCGCATGAATTACATTTTAGAGCAGGCGAAAAACAGGCCAATGGTTTCAGACGGTGCAGGTAATGCCAATTATAATGTTGCTTTTTTACCAACAAGTGTAAGTGTAAATGATCTTAAACCGTGGAAAGACGCGAATGGAAATGAGATCCAATACAATAAAGGCAATGCTTATGCAACCAATCCTTGGTTCGCTGCAAACGAGTTTATAAACGATACCAAACGCGACCGTTTAATCAGTTCGTTCAGTGCAAAATATACTTTTGATAATGGGCTGTTTTTACAGGGGCGTGCCGGACGTGACGCCTATACCGACAGCTATAAAAACGTGGTGCCATCAGGTACCGCTTATTATGCACCCGGTAAAATTGTAGAACAGGCAACTAAGTTTGCCGACGTGAATGTGGATGTTTTAGTAGGCAAACCTTTTAAAATAGATGAAGATTTTGCTGTTACACCGAATATTGGGGCTAGTTACCGTAGAACAAATGTTAATCAGACAACAAACAGTGGGGCGGATTTTGCAGTTTTTGGTGTTTATAATATTCTAAATGCCAAGAATAAATCAGTAGCATATGTAGCATCCGTAGCCGAAACCCAGTCTGTATATGGTACTTTGGAACTTGCCTATAAAGACATTTTTTATTTAACAGGAAGTGGCCGTACCGATTGGTTCTCTACCTTAGCAACACCAGGTAAAGACAATAAATTGAGTGTATTTTACCCATCGGTTAGTGGCTCATTTGTTTTTTCTGAACTTTGGAAACCATCTTTCTTAACTTTTGGTAAAGTGAGGGCTGGCTACGCAGTTGTTGGTCAGGCAACAGATCCTTATCAAACTTTATTAACCTACAGCTTAAGGAGTGAAGTGTTAAATGGTTTGCCGTTAGGCACTATTTCTAACGTAAATATTCCAAATTCGGCATTAAAAGCATCAAAAGCAACCGAATTGGAAGTTGGTACCGAAATGCGTTTTTTAGGAGATCGCTTGAACCTCGATCTCACCTGGTATAAAAAAACTTCTAAAGATGAAATCACTTTTGTTACTACCTCGACTTCAACCGGTTATAGTGGAGCCGTTTTAAATTCTGGTAAGATCGAAAACAAAGGTGTTGAATTATTGCTGTCTGGACAGGTATTAAAAAGTAAAGATTTTGTGTGGACATCATCTTTAAACGGATCTTACAACGATAATAAGGTAATTTCTCTTGCCGATGGTGTAACCTCAAACCTTATAGCAACCTCACGCCCTGGTGTTGGATTTTTACAGAACATTCCAGGCAAAGCAGCCTCGCAGGTAATGGCATATGATTATAAATATGATGCAGCAGGAAAAGTCATGCTTGGTGCAAACGGTGCACCTCAACGAGGCGATCTTGTTGCATACGGTTCTGCTTACAATAAATGGTTTGCCGGTTGGAACAACGAATTTAATTATAAAGGTGCAATATTATCATTTTTGATTGATGGTAAATGGGGAGGAAAAGTATTCTCTGCTACTGATTATTATGGTTACGTGTTCGGTTTGCATCAAGCTACACTGGAAAATCGTGAGGCCTTGGGCAATACCGCAGCAACTTACTACCAGCTGTCAGCAGATAATGTTTCAAATAAATTTGTACAGGATGCTAGTTTCATAAAGCTCAGACAGATGACCTTAGGTTATAACTTTCCAGCCAAAATGTTCAAGAACAAAATACATGGTTTAAATGTAAGTTTTGTCGGTCGAAATTTATTCATCCTAATGAAAAAGACGGATAACATCGACCCCGAGTCCAGTTATAATGCTACTTTTCCAGGATTGGAGCTAGGTGGTGTACCGCCGGTTAGAACATTTGGCGTAAACCTTAGTGTGAAACTTTAA
- a CDS encoding hypothetical protein (product_source=Hypo-rule applied) — protein sequence MRKQIAAKNFMQPKKQKYDLLLLTARAPKI from the coding sequence ATGCGCAAACAGATTGCTGCCAAGAACTTTATGCAACCAAAAAAACAAAAATATGATTTATTATTACTTACTGCAAGGGCGCCCAAAATATAA
- a CDS encoding transmembrane sensor (product_source=KO:K07165; cog=COG3712; ko=KO:K07165; pfam=PF04773,PF16344; superfamily=51735,54184; transmembrane_helix_parts=Inside_1_87,TMhelix_88_110,Outside_111_355), with the protein MVDRSKFNAEDFLVDSTFQQYCAGTDKLCIGYWEKYINAHPEQAAVIAEAKKLYVILSGNKRPLNKQTESLKESMFPQEKVVKLNRYLWLKIAAALVLVLGSVLVYNTYFKYNNTKNAIEEVYTFTTKSGERKKIKLQDGTSVLLNAKSSLSVTKGFNDQYREVTLRGEAFFDVAHDKNKPFKVHTADFNINVLGTAFNVKAYPDETTSEATLIRGLITMEAVNGNGGTITLKPSQKVTFYKSVAPQQKSKLLKPTALQPEITINHYTKIKDSTIVETAWTQNRIEIYDQDFDEIKNVLEKWYNVEIRFTDPSIEKYRFTATITNESIEQVLQALKDTENNFKYEIKGKQVTISK; encoded by the coding sequence ATGGTTGATAGAAGTAAATTCAATGCAGAAGATTTTCTTGTCGATAGTACTTTTCAGCAGTATTGTGCTGGAACCGATAAGCTTTGCATTGGATATTGGGAAAAGTACATTAATGCCCACCCCGAGCAGGCTGCAGTAATTGCAGAAGCAAAAAAACTTTATGTGATCTTGAGCGGGAATAAACGCCCATTAAATAAACAGACAGAAAGTTTAAAGGAAAGTATGTTTCCCCAAGAAAAAGTAGTTAAACTGAACCGTTATTTATGGCTTAAAATAGCAGCAGCATTGGTTTTAGTGCTTGGTTCAGTATTGGTTTATAACACCTACTTTAAGTACAACAATACGAAAAATGCTATAGAGGAGGTTTATACTTTTACCACAAAAAGTGGCGAACGTAAAAAAATTAAACTTCAGGATGGAACATCAGTGCTATTAAACGCAAAAAGTTCTTTATCTGTAACCAAAGGTTTTAACGATCAATACAGGGAGGTTACCCTAAGGGGCGAGGCTTTTTTTGATGTGGCTCATGATAAAAATAAACCTTTTAAAGTACACACAGCCGATTTTAACATTAATGTGCTGGGTACTGCTTTTAATGTGAAAGCATATCCTGATGAAACAACTTCAGAAGCAACTTTAATCCGAGGCTTAATTACCATGGAGGCCGTAAATGGAAATGGCGGAACCATTACTTTAAAACCAAGTCAGAAAGTTACTTTTTACAAGAGCGTTGCGCCGCAACAAAAAAGCAAATTGCTTAAGCCTACTGCTTTACAGCCCGAAATTACCATTAACCATTACACAAAGATTAAAGATAGCACCATTGTAGAAACTGCCTGGACACAGAACCGGATTGAAATATACGATCAGGATTTTGATGAGATTAAGAATGTTTTAGAAAAATGGTACAATGTAGAAATCAGATTTACAGATCCTTCAATAGAAAAATACCGCTTCACAGCCACAATAACAAACGAAAGTATCGAACAGGTTTTACAAGCTTTAAAAGACACTGAAAATAATTTTAAATATGAGATAAAAGGAAAACAGGTAACCATCTCGAAATAG
- a CDS encoding RNA polymerase sigma factor (sigma-70 family) (product_source=TIGR02937; cath_funfam=1.10.10.10,1.10.1740.10; cog=COG1595; pfam=PF08281; superfamily=88659,88946; tigrfam=TIGR02937) yields MNSKLAHHLLWERLRVGDKDAFFDLYSALYYPLVNFGIRVCADADTSSEATDLVFTTIWEKHESLTRVDNVEAYLRTFLKRKLLRILERKRKINDALFNAGADGDWMEMSYEEFIVKVQSDELVQHQLKNALEKLTFRQKQLIHLKFFDGLSYEQIAEQSNQTIKTAYNTIYDALKILRKEFNA; encoded by the coding sequence ATGAACAGTAAACTAGCGCATCACTTATTATGGGAACGGTTACGGGTTGGCGATAAAGATGCGTTTTTTGACCTCTATTCAGCACTTTATTACCCGCTCGTAAATTTCGGGATCAGGGTTTGTGCCGATGCCGATACTTCTAGTGAAGCTACCGACCTCGTTTTTACCACCATTTGGGAGAAACATGAAAGCCTAACCCGTGTTGATAATGTTGAAGCCTATCTGCGTACCTTCCTTAAGCGCAAACTGCTCAGAATTTTAGAAAGAAAGCGTAAAATTAACGATGCACTTTTTAATGCAGGGGCCGATGGCGATTGGATGGAAATGAGCTACGAAGAGTTTATTGTTAAGGTACAAAGCGACGAACTGGTGCAACATCAGCTCAAAAATGCGCTAGAAAAATTGACCTTTCGCCAAAAACAGCTCATCCATTTAAAATTTTTTGATGGATTAAGTTATGAGCAAATTGCGGAGCAAAGCAATCAGACCATTAAAACGGCCTATAACACCATTTACGACGCACTTAAGATCCTTAGGAAAGAATTTAATGCGTAA